The proteins below are encoded in one region of Sphingobium yanoikuyae:
- a CDS encoding ferredoxin, whose translation MRIRIEKSGCVGNARCAAVSEDMYPLDEDGYIATEGFDVADGEQQTAKRGARACPERIIVVEEDDGSISWPPKAKA comes from the coding sequence ATGAGAATCCGCATCGAAAAGTCAGGCTGCGTGGGCAATGCCCGCTGCGCCGCCGTGTCCGAGGACATGTATCCGCTGGACGAGGACGGCTATATCGCGACCGAGGGTTTCGACGTGGCAGATGGCGAGCAGCAGACCGCCAAGCGCGGCGCGCGCGCCTGCCCCGAACGCATCATCGTCGTCGAGGAAGATGATGGCAGCATCAGCTGGCCGCCCAAGGCCAAGGCATAA
- a CDS encoding coniferyl-alcohol dehydrogenase, which yields MSDILGYKGKRVIVSGCFSGMGEATAKLLLELGAKVHGLDFRDSSLPLASFTNVDLRDPASIEAAVAGIGGKVDALFNCAGLPQSFPPLDVMKVNFIGLRHLTEQVLPLMGPGGAIASIASTGGLGWSRRIPTNMEFVTTKGYDAAVAWCEAHLDDVVKEGYSFSKENVIVWTQYMGAHLIKKGIRINCTLPSPTQTPMMATFEAASGKDVVAAAAEPMGRYSTPAEQAGGIVLLNSDLAGIVNGVVFPVDGGFMGGVATGQVDLSVMMRRSAPAEA from the coding sequence ATGAGCGACATTTTGGGCTATAAGGGCAAGCGCGTGATCGTGAGCGGTTGCTTCTCCGGCATGGGGGAGGCGACCGCCAAGCTGCTGCTGGAGCTGGGCGCCAAGGTTCATGGCCTCGACTTCAGGGACAGCAGCCTGCCGCTCGCCTCCTTCACCAATGTCGACCTGCGCGACCCGGCCTCGATCGAGGCGGCGGTGGCCGGCATCGGCGGCAAGGTGGATGCGCTGTTCAACTGCGCCGGCCTGCCCCAGTCCTTCCCGCCGCTCGACGTCATGAAGGTGAACTTCATCGGCCTGCGCCACCTGACCGAACAGGTGCTGCCGCTGATGGGACCGGGCGGCGCGATCGCCAGCATCGCCTCCACCGGCGGGCTGGGCTGGAGCCGCCGCATCCCGACCAACATGGAGTTCGTCACCACCAAGGGTTATGACGCCGCCGTCGCCTGGTGCGAGGCGCATCTCGATGATGTGGTCAAGGAAGGCTACAGCTTCTCCAAGGAGAATGTGATCGTCTGGACCCAGTATATGGGCGCGCATCTCATCAAGAAGGGCATCCGCATCAACTGCACCCTGCCCTCGCCCACCCAGACGCCGATGATGGCAACGTTCGAGGCCGCGTCCGGCAAGGATGTGGTCGCCGCCGCCGCCGAGCCGATGGGCCGTTACTCGACCCCGGCCGAACAGGCAGGCGGCATCGTACTGCTGAACAGCGATCTGGCCGGCATCGTCAATGGCGTGGTCTTCCCGGTCGATGGCGGCTTCATGGGCGGCGTCGCCACCGGCCAGGTCGACCTCAGCGTCATGATGCGGCGTTCGGCGCCCGCCGAGGCCTGA
- a CDS encoding acyl-CoA dehydrogenase — translation MNFDLTDDQEMMRDMFARFLDEHSSMARVRAAAPTGFDPALWQGLAELGALSIRVPEAAGGLGLGLFDATILMEEAGRTLASGPLAEALVAARLLAQLGGEATADLLGRVLAGDAVASFAFEDVADTPVQWIGGGLVAEAVLARSGNDIILVTVPAEARKVEDNLASTPIAQIDLSAHPRTVLASGAEALATFAAGIEEWKLLIAAGLAGIGREALKLAAAYACERKQFDQYIGQFQAISHPLADILCEIDGGKFLVWKAIRDLADGAPETGGAISIAAWWNANSAAKAVAQSLHTFGGYGLTTEYDIFLYNLRAKAWPLIGGDPQRWLDEAGRRLYADEAAALPDAGPMPVDFDLGEAAQTIKDEINAFFAANVTPEMRATFHYSWEGYNPELNRKLAAQNLLYLGLPKDVGGRGLSAYEKTAAMDAFEEQGYNNPAANVTQMVSLIIHRFGTEELKQAVLPEIMRGEVICSLGYSEPGSGSDVFAAQCRATQEADGSWRIDGTKMFTSGANLSTYVLMLCRTNPDVAKHKGLTMFIVPLKADGVTVQPVHTFQDERTNITFYDGVRIPDSWRLGEIDGGVRTMSASLELEHGGGFAKYQRKMLQAGEALCRELIHRGKPLIEDGGAQARLARTAANLWASELITYRAQWVMSEKKPNHAYGPMAKMFSSEKFLTDARDLLDLTAPASLSKRKGPAEEINMFYRHAQGSTIYGGTSEVHRSMIAEKGLGLPRTRA, via the coding sequence ATGAATTTCGACCTGACCGACGATCAGGAAATGATGCGCGACATGTTCGCGCGCTTCCTGGACGAACATAGCAGCATGGCGCGGGTCCGCGCCGCCGCGCCGACCGGCTTCGACCCCGCTTTGTGGCAGGGGCTGGCGGAGCTGGGGGCGCTGTCGATCCGCGTGCCCGAAGCGGCCGGGGGCCTGGGCCTCGGCCTGTTCGACGCGACCATCCTGATGGAGGAAGCGGGACGGACATTGGCATCGGGACCGCTGGCCGAAGCGCTGGTGGCGGCGCGCTTGCTGGCGCAACTGGGCGGCGAGGCGACGGCCGATCTGCTTGGCCGCGTACTGGCGGGCGATGCGGTCGCCAGCTTCGCCTTCGAGGATGTGGCGGACACGCCGGTCCAGTGGATCGGCGGTGGCCTGGTGGCCGAAGCCGTGCTGGCCCGGTCGGGCAACGACATCATCCTCGTCACCGTGCCGGCAGAGGCACGCAAGGTGGAGGACAATCTCGCCTCCACCCCGATCGCGCAGATAGACCTGTCGGCGCATCCACGCACGGTGCTGGCATCGGGGGCCGAGGCGCTGGCGACCTTCGCCGCCGGGATCGAGGAATGGAAGCTGCTGATCGCCGCCGGTCTGGCCGGCATCGGCCGCGAGGCGCTGAAGCTCGCCGCTGCCTATGCCTGCGAGCGCAAGCAGTTCGACCAATATATCGGCCAGTTCCAGGCCATTTCCCATCCGCTGGCCGACATTCTCTGCGAGATCGACGGCGGCAAGTTCCTGGTCTGGAAGGCGATCCGCGACCTCGCCGATGGCGCGCCCGAAACTGGGGGCGCGATCTCGATCGCCGCCTGGTGGAATGCCAACAGCGCGGCCAAGGCAGTGGCGCAATCGCTCCACACCTTCGGCGGCTATGGCCTCACCACCGAATATGACATCTTCCTCTATAATCTTCGCGCCAAGGCCTGGCCGCTGATTGGCGGCGATCCGCAGCGCTGGCTCGATGAGGCCGGCCGCCGGCTCTACGCCGATGAGGCCGCCGCCCTGCCCGACGCCGGGCCGATGCCGGTCGATTTCGACCTGGGCGAAGCCGCGCAGACGATCAAGGACGAGATCAACGCCTTCTTCGCCGCCAATGTGACGCCGGAGATGCGGGCGACTTTCCACTATAGCTGGGAGGGCTATAACCCCGAACTCAACCGCAAGCTGGCGGCGCAGAATCTCCTCTATCTCGGCCTGCCCAAGGATGTCGGCGGTCGTGGCCTGTCCGCCTATGAAAAGACGGCGGCGATGGATGCGTTCGAGGAGCAGGGATATAACAACCCCGCCGCCAATGTGACGCAGATGGTGTCGCTCATCATTCACCGCTTCGGCACCGAGGAGCTGAAGCAGGCGGTGCTGCCGGAAATCATGCGCGGCGAGGTGATCTGTTCGCTCGGCTATTCCGAACCCGGATCGGGCTCCGACGTGTTCGCCGCGCAATGCCGTGCGACGCAGGAAGCCGACGGCAGCTGGCGGATCGACGGCACCAAGATGTTCACCTCGGGCGCGAACCTCTCCACCTATGTGCTGATGCTCTGCCGCACCAATCCGGATGTGGCCAAGCATAAGGGCCTCACCATGTTCATCGTGCCGCTGAAGGCCGATGGCGTGACGGTGCAGCCGGTCCACACCTTCCAGGACGAGCGTACCAATATCACCTTCTATGATGGCGTGCGCATCCCCGACAGCTGGCGGCTGGGCGAGATCGACGGCGGCGTGCGCACCATGAGTGCCAGCCTGGAGCTGGAACATGGCGGCGGCTTCGCCAAATATCAGCGCAAGATGCTGCAGGCCGGCGAAGCCCTTTGTCGCGAACTTATCCACAGGGGCAAGCCGCTGATCGAGGATGGCGGCGCACAGGCGCGGCTGGCCCGCACCGCCGCCAATCTGTGGGCGTCGGAGCTGATCACCTATCGCGCCCAATGGGTGATGTCGGAAAAGAAGCCGAACCATGCCTATGGCCCGATGGCCAAGATGTTCAGTTCGGAGAAGTTCCTGACCGATGCGCGCGACCTGCTCGATCTCACCGCCCCGGCCTCGCTCTCCAAGCGCAAGGGGCCGGCGGAAGAGATCAACATGTTCTATCGCCACGCCCAGGGATCGACCATCTATGGCGGCACCAGCGAGGTTCATCGCAGCATGATCGCGGAAAAGGGCCTGGGCCTGCCGCGCACCCGCGCCTGA
- a CDS encoding enoyl-CoA hydratase/isomerase family protein yields MTDDAPHLLTQEQDGILIATLNRPDKLNALSAETMALFEAALIRFRDTPDLKVMLVRSTGRYFCSGADMKSGGSPREYPRTPSGIRENHRLQLNGMQRIYDEMEHVEKPIVCAIHATCVGGGLEMALSCDFRLAARSAAFSFPEGLFGVLPASNGVSRLTRICGPHWARWLIMGNQKADADRALIMGLVHDVMPDEGFEDAALAFCRHLTKQNGEQMGAAKIAIELAAEVGPSMGRHVERMANSALMLNPAYLEGMERYLKGIGGKKE; encoded by the coding sequence ATGACGGACGACGCGCCCCATCTGCTGACGCAGGAACAGGATGGCATCCTCATCGCCACGCTGAACCGGCCGGACAAGCTCAATGCCTTGTCGGCGGAGACGATGGCGCTGTTCGAGGCGGCGCTGATCCGCTTCCGCGACACGCCGGACCTGAAGGTGATGCTGGTCCGATCGACCGGCCGCTATTTCTGTTCGGGCGCGGACATGAAGAGCGGCGGGTCGCCCAGGGAATATCCCCGCACGCCCAGCGGCATTCGCGAAAATCACCGGCTCCAGCTCAACGGGATGCAGCGCATCTATGACGAGATGGAGCATGTAGAAAAGCCGATCGTCTGCGCCATCCACGCCACCTGCGTCGGCGGGGGCTTGGAAATGGCGCTGTCCTGCGATTTCCGCCTGGCGGCCAGGTCGGCCGCCTTCTCCTTCCCCGAAGGGCTGTTCGGCGTGCTGCCGGCCTCCAACGGGGTCAGCCGCCTGACCCGCATCTGCGGCCCGCACTGGGCGCGCTGGCTGATCATGGGCAACCAGAAGGCCGATGCCGACCGTGCGCTCATCATGGGCCTGGTGCATGACGTGATGCCCGACGAGGGCTTCGAGGACGCAGCCCTGGCCTTCTGCCGTCACCTCACCAAGCAGAATGGCGAACAGATGGGTGCCGCCAAGATCGCGATCGAGCTGGCCGCCGAAGTCGGCCCGTCCATGGGTCGCCATGTCGAACGCATGGCCAACAGCGCGCTGATGCTGAACCCCGCCTATCTGGAGGGGATGGAACGCTATCTGAAGGGCATTGGCGGCAAGAAGGAATAG
- a CDS encoding TetR/AcrR family transcriptional regulator — protein MTAKASIAADGPSEPKGRGRATKALSHNLNGQRLGRKGRDTRERILAATNELLAGPVDVEISLSAVARQASLGMTSLYNYFSDLTELLLAVLEPVMATAEADYVGLLRTRWSEEELGEKALAFVTAYHGFWVKHSRLLHLRNNMADRQNERMMLHRVHAAQPVMRLLVDQMDGGSEEAGSPVFSMGTALMTGLERVVTVTTDMALQNILHSPHPLARTHLLRAEARLMELGIRDYRAMLRDARA, from the coding sequence TTGACGGCAAAGGCATCGATTGCGGCGGACGGGCCGTCGGAACCCAAGGGCCGGGGACGGGCCACCAAGGCGCTGAGCCATAATCTCAATGGCCAGCGCCTTGGTCGCAAGGGGCGCGACACGCGCGAGCGCATCCTGGCGGCGACCAACGAATTGCTGGCGGGGCCGGTGGATGTCGAAATCTCGCTGAGCGCGGTCGCGCGCCAGGCCTCGCTCGGCATGACGTCGCTCTATAATTATTTCTCCGACCTCACCGAATTGCTGCTCGCCGTGCTGGAGCCGGTGATGGCCACGGCCGAGGCCGACTATGTCGGCCTGCTGCGGACCCGATGGAGCGAGGAGGAACTGGGCGAGAAGGCGCTGGCCTTCGTCACCGCCTATCATGGCTTCTGGGTCAAGCATTCCCGGCTGCTCCACCTGCGCAACAATATGGCCGATCGCCAGAATGAGCGGATGATGCTGCATCGCGTCCATGCCGCCCAGCCGGTGATGCGGCTGCTGGTCGACCAGATGGATGGCGGCAGCGAAGAGGCCGGATCGCCGGTGTTCAGCATGGGCACCGCGCTGATGACCGGGCTGGAGCGTGTCGTCACCGTCACCACCGACATGGCGCTGCAGAATATCCTCCATTCCCCCCATCCGCTGGCGCGCACCCATTTGCTGCGGGCCGAGGCGCGGCTGATGGAACTGGGCATCCGCGATTATCGCGCAATGCTGCGCGACGCGCGCGCCTGA
- a CDS encoding aldehyde dehydrogenase family protein — protein MATLPEAKLYIDGVLRGAEGGKTFEVIGPWTGEPVGTAADASPADVEAAIVAARRAFDETDWSTNVDLRVALVTKLRDLFQANKERLSDLARHEAGAAMGAVGRAHVDMALDGWDDYLAVFPQLKWEKDYGGRTGYGFESLRKAVYEPVGVVAAITPWNVPLYVNVGKVVAALLAGCTVILKPAPNTPGMGAIFGELAAEAGFPAGVINVVFGSDPALAGEMLVTDPRVDLVSFTGSTGVGKRIMEQGAATLKRVFLELGGKSAKIVLDDSANFAMDVAQTMLVFHAGQGCAVHSRLLVPRSRYEEAKAILKHAYASFGDNWGDFDNPQHIMGPVISKRQMERVLSYVDIGQAEGATLLAGGKARPDKGGGYFIEPTCFVDVTNDMRIAQEEIFGPVLVVIPFEDDADAVRIANESSYGLSGGVSSGNLDRAINVAKQIRSGSISVNGGMCIAGDLPFGGYKASGVGREWGLEGIEEFLETKLIAWRAA, from the coding sequence ATGGCCACTCTTCCCGAAGCCAAGCTCTATATCGACGGCGTGCTGCGCGGTGCCGAAGGCGGCAAGACCTTTGAGGTGATCGGCCCCTGGACCGGCGAGCCGGTCGGCACCGCCGCCGATGCCTCGCCCGCCGATGTCGAGGCCGCGATCGTCGCTGCCCGCCGCGCCTTTGACGAAACCGACTGGTCGACCAATGTCGACCTGCGCGTCGCGCTGGTGACGAAGCTGCGCGACCTGTTCCAGGCGAACAAGGAACGGCTGTCGGATCTGGCCCGGCATGAGGCCGGCGCCGCCATGGGCGCGGTCGGCCGTGCCCATGTCGACATGGCACTCGACGGCTGGGACGATTATCTCGCCGTCTTTCCCCAGCTCAAATGGGAAAAGGATTATGGCGGCCGCACCGGCTATGGCTTCGAAAGCCTGCGCAAGGCGGTCTATGAGCCGGTCGGCGTGGTGGCGGCGATCACGCCGTGGAACGTGCCGCTCTATGTGAATGTCGGCAAGGTCGTGGCCGCGCTGCTGGCCGGCTGCACCGTGATCCTGAAGCCCGCGCCCAACACGCCGGGCATGGGCGCCATCTTCGGCGAACTGGCGGCGGAGGCGGGCTTCCCCGCCGGCGTCATCAACGTCGTGTTCGGCAGCGATCCGGCGCTGGCTGGCGAGATGCTGGTCACCGATCCGCGTGTCGACCTTGTCTCCTTCACCGGATCGACGGGCGTGGGCAAGCGCATCATGGAACAGGGCGCCGCCACGCTGAAGCGCGTCTTCCTGGAACTGGGCGGCAAGTCGGCGAAGATCGTGCTCGACGATTCCGCCAATTTCGCGATGGACGTCGCCCAGACCATGCTGGTCTTCCATGCCGGCCAGGGCTGTGCCGTCCATTCGCGCCTGCTGGTGCCGCGCAGCCGCTATGAGGAGGCGAAGGCGATCCTGAAGCATGCCTATGCCAGCTTCGGCGACAATTGGGGCGATTTCGACAATCCCCAGCACATCATGGGGCCGGTCATTTCCAAGCGGCAGATGGAGCGGGTGCTGTCCTATGTCGATATCGGCCAGGCCGAGGGCGCGACCCTGCTGGCGGGCGGCAAGGCGCGGCCGGACAAGGGCGGCGGCTATTTCATCGAGCCGACCTGTTTCGTCGACGTCACCAACGACATGCGCATCGCCCAGGAAGAGATTTTCGGACCGGTGCTGGTGGTCATCCCGTTCGAGGATGATGCCGATGCCGTGCGCATCGCCAATGAAAGCAGCTATGGCCTGTCGGGCGGCGTCAGTTCGGGCAATCTTGACCGGGCGATCAATGTCGCCAAGCAGATCCGCAGCGGATCGATCAGCGTCAATGGCGGCATGTGCATCGCCGGCGACTTGCCTTTCGGTGGCTACAAGGCCAGTGGTGTAGGCCGCGAATGGGGCCTCGAAGGGATCGAGGAGTTCCTGGAAACCAAGCTGATCGCCTGGCGCGCCGCCTGA
- a CDS encoding SDR family oxidoreductase: MSKVIVITGAGDGLGRALARRFARDGETVILLGRTLSKVEAVAQELGEPHFALACDVGNPDSVRAAFATIAQRHSRIDVLINNAAIYEPFTLAEVRDEQIAASLATNVAGPIHCAREALPLLRGGGHIINVTSESVPLKMPMLWLYAGGKAGLELMSDMWARELEPEGVRVTVVQAGMMMDETKTGSSWPMEVAIRFAQENAKVGLNLRERGISHYNSVTDVFRAVLDMPADLHIGSVALSARKR, translated from the coding sequence GTGAGCAAGGTCATCGTCATTACCGGTGCGGGCGACGGGCTGGGACGCGCATTGGCGCGGCGGTTCGCGCGCGATGGCGAAACCGTCATCCTGCTGGGCCGCACCCTGTCGAAGGTCGAGGCGGTCGCGCAGGAACTGGGCGAACCCCATTTCGCGTTGGCATGCGATGTCGGCAATCCCGATTCCGTCCGCGCCGCCTTTGCCACGATCGCGCAGCGTCATTCCAGGATCGACGTGCTGATCAACAATGCCGCGATCTACGAACCCTTCACCCTGGCCGAGGTGCGCGACGAGCAGATCGCAGCATCGCTTGCCACCAATGTCGCCGGCCCGATCCATTGCGCGCGGGAGGCGCTGCCGCTGCTGCGCGGGGGTGGCCATATCATCAATGTCACCAGCGAATCCGTGCCGCTGAAAATGCCGATGCTGTGGCTTTATGCCGGCGGCAAGGCGGGGCTGGAACTGATGTCCGACATGTGGGCGCGCGAACTGGAGCCCGAGGGCGTGCGCGTCACCGTGGTCCAGGCCGGCATGATGATGGATGAGACCAAGACCGGCAGCAGCTGGCCGATGGAGGTCGCGATCCGCTTCGCCCAGGAAAATGCCAAGGTCGGCCTCAATCTGCGCGAGCGCGGTATCAGCCATTATAATTCGGTCACCGACGTCTTCCGCGCCGTGCTCGACATGCCGGCGGACCTGCACATCGGATCGGTCGCCCTGAGCGCGCGCAAGCGCTGA
- a CDS encoding cupin domain-containing protein, giving the protein MTDPVAAPRFALFRAKDATDFEESGLMATVPPTPIEMAGSIAAVEAGMLEGTRVKLLFSMPGLSLTHAWFRSGFPLPRHSHDVDCLYFILAGSLRIGTEELGAGDGFFVGAHVPYTYVPGDQGVEVLEFRGADSFDIRMLANNRAYWDRAVAQVTAQRAHWTGETPPSGLSFGLEPSGG; this is encoded by the coding sequence ATGACCGACCCTGTAGCCGCGCCCCGCTTCGCCCTGTTCCGCGCGAAGGATGCGACCGATTTCGAGGAAAGCGGGCTGATGGCGACAGTGCCGCCAACGCCGATCGAGATGGCAGGATCGATCGCCGCGGTCGAGGCGGGCATGCTGGAAGGCACGCGGGTGAAGCTGCTCTTTTCCATGCCGGGCCTCAGCCTCACCCATGCCTGGTTCCGCAGCGGCTTCCCGCTGCCGCGCCACAGCCATGATGTCGACTGCCTCTATTTCATCCTCGCCGGATCATTGCGCATCGGCACGGAAGAACTGGGCGCGGGCGACGGCTTCTTCGTCGGCGCCCACGTCCCCTACACCTATGTGCCCGGCGACCAGGGCGTCGAGGTGCTGGAATTTCGCGGCGCCGACAGCTTCGACATCAGGATGCTCGCCAACAACCGTGCCTATTGGGACCGGGCGGTGGCGCAGGTCACGGCGCAGCGCGCGCATTGGACAGGCGAGACGCCGCCGTCGGGCCTGTCCTTCGGACTCGAGCCCAGCGGCGGATAG
- a CDS encoding CDP-alcohol phosphatidyltransferase family protein, with protein sequence MTDQRHDAATTLDRIQQNFLARSERQLLTWLCAHMPRQVTPDLLTLLGLIGALMTFIGYTASNVGASWLLLAILGYVIQWFGDSMDGSLARYRRIERPSYGYFIDHSCDGLVTLLILAGIGLSPYVTMDVALVALAGYLLLSIHAYLSARVLGEFKLSYLSAGPTELRLMLIALTVMMMVLGDKPGLFGRWSGFDIFVGTVGVILIILFVGQTLVTGRRLAAHEAANGRG encoded by the coding sequence ATGACAGATCAAAGACATGATGCGGCCACGACGCTGGACCGCATCCAGCAAAATTTCCTGGCACGCTCCGAACGCCAGCTTCTCACCTGGCTGTGCGCGCATATGCCGCGACAGGTCACGCCGGACCTTTTGACCCTGCTGGGGCTGATCGGCGCGCTGATGACCTTCATCGGTTATACCGCCAGCAATGTCGGTGCATCCTGGCTGCTGCTCGCGATCCTGGGCTATGTCATCCAGTGGTTCGGCGATTCCATGGATGGCAGCCTGGCGCGCTACCGCCGGATCGAACGGCCCTCCTATGGCTATTTCATCGATCATAGCTGCGATGGACTGGTGACCTTGCTGATCCTCGCCGGCATCGGCCTCAGCCCCTATGTCACCATGGATGTCGCCCTTGTGGCGCTCGCCGGCTATCTGCTGCTGTCGATCCACGCCTATCTCTCCGCCCGCGTGCTGGGGGAGTTCAAGCTCTCCTATCTGTCGGCCGGCCCGACCGAATTGCGGCTGATGCTGATCGCGCTGACGGTGATGATGATGGTGCTGGGCGACAAGCCCGGCCTGTTCGGGCGCTGGTCCGGCTTCGATATCTTCGTCGGCACGGTTGGGGTGATCCTGATCATCCTGTTCGTCGGCCAGACGCTGGTGACCGGGCGCCGCCTGGCCGCGCATGAGGCGGCAAACGGCCGGGGCTGA
- a CDS encoding nuclear transport factor 2 family protein codes for MAAPDFADWLAIANVKARYCRLLDTKDWDGFAALFTPDFRLDATGSGGPLLEGRDGAIASVRGSIDAARTVHHVHSPEIAIDGDEATAIWAMQDHLVWPDGRMLTGYGHYHEDYRREDGQWRIARSRLTRLAIDMKAPPA; via the coding sequence ATGGCCGCGCCCGATTTCGCCGACTGGCTGGCCATCGCCAATGTGAAGGCGCGCTATTGCCGCCTGCTCGATACCAAGGATTGGGACGGCTTTGCCGCGCTGTTCACGCCCGACTTCCGGCTCGACGCGACCGGATCGGGCGGGCCGCTGCTGGAGGGACGCGATGGTGCGATCGCCAGCGTCCGCGGCTCGATCGACGCGGCGCGCACCGTCCATCATGTCCATTCGCCCGAAATCGCCATAGACGGCGATGAGGCGACCGCCATCTGGGCGATGCAGGACCATCTGGTCTGGCCCGATGGGCGTATGCTCACCGGCTACGGCCATTATCATGAAGATTATCGCCGGGAAGACGGCCAATGGCGCATCGCGCGATCCCGTCTCACCCGGCTGGCGATCGACATGAAGGCGCCGCCGGCCTGA
- a CDS encoding SDR family NAD(P)-dependent oxidoreductase, with protein MAGRFAGKTVLVTGGAAGLGRAYALAFGGEGAHLILADINEAGLAESKALVEQLGATATVHRVDMSDEADIQAFAADVLAAHDRLDVLINNAGLHLGEIARGFFGLGQAKWQHYFAVNTIGPLLLAEALRPALAKAKGVIINKSSMASYNPATAYGITKAALNIFTHAMAMQFGQDEIRCVGIAPGLMATEAAQDGVAADNWERLKGMQSVKRQGTAEDIANLGLFLASDEGSFINNQVILCDGGNQMRGFRF; from the coding sequence ATGGCGGGACGTTTCGCGGGCAAGACCGTGCTGGTGACGGGCGGCGCGGCGGGGCTGGGGCGCGCTTATGCGCTCGCCTTTGGCGGCGAGGGCGCGCATCTGATCCTGGCGGACATCAACGAAGCGGGGCTGGCCGAGAGCAAGGCGCTGGTCGAACAGCTTGGCGCGACTGCCACCGTCCATCGCGTCGACATGAGCGATGAAGCCGATATCCAGGCCTTCGCCGCCGACGTGCTGGCCGCCCATGACCGGCTGGACGTGCTGATCAACAATGCCGGCCTGCATCTGGGCGAGATTGCGCGCGGCTTCTTCGGCCTGGGCCAGGCCAAATGGCAGCATTATTTCGCGGTCAACACCATCGGCCCGCTGCTGCTGGCCGAAGCATTGCGGCCGGCATTGGCGAAGGCGAAGGGCGTCATCATCAACAAGTCGTCGATGGCCAGCTACAACCCGGCCACCGCCTATGGCATCACCAAGGCCGCGCTCAACATCTTCACCCATGCGATGGCGATGCAGTTCGGCCAGGACGAGATACGCTGCGTCGGCATCGCGCCGGGCCTGATGGCGACCGAGGCGGCGCAGGACGGCGTTGCCGCCGACAATTGGGAACGGCTGAAGGGCATGCAGTCGGTCAAGCGCCAGGGCACGGCCGAGGATATCGCCAATCTCGGCCTGTTCCTCGCCTCCGACGAGGGCAGCTTCATCAATAATCAGGTGATATTGTGCGACGGCGGCAACCAGATGCGCGGTTTCCGTTTCTGA
- a CDS encoding sugar phosphate isomerase/epimerase family protein, whose product MTEPAGHLRAPQCLGRRSLLLGGGAALLLPGQAAARHGASTLGLADTTVRKELARDYAGTLRAVAAMGYGRFGFRLASYVANDPSEPTPQDKARMVRDAGMAVGVVRLGVRGADYDRQLDQAAAIGANIVALTTAPIFIASRTLGQTTRAALDAYIPQLAALGEKAKAAGLTLAYHNHWYDLMPIDGDRPLDLMASRIAPDLLSFEIDLAWAWYAGVAPLDLLAALGPRVVSMHLKDIDRIHGTAITDHAVTPGSGEMGYAALMPRIARLTRATGYVEVDNPQDGLAAARAAMAYLRGR is encoded by the coding sequence GTGACCGAACCGGCCGGGCACTTGCGGGCGCCGCAATGCCTTGGTCGCCGGTCGCTGCTGCTGGGCGGTGGCGCGGCTTTGTTGCTGCCGGGCCAGGCGGCGGCGAGACACGGCGCATCGACGCTGGGCCTGGCCGACACGACCGTGCGCAAGGAACTGGCGCGCGACTATGCCGGCACGCTGCGCGCCGTGGCGGCGATGGGCTATGGCCGGTTCGGCTTCCGCCTCGCTTCCTATGTCGCCAACGACCCGTCCGAACCCACGCCGCAGGACAAGGCCCGCATGGTGCGCGATGCCGGCATGGCGGTGGGCGTGGTCCGGCTCGGCGTGCGTGGCGCGGACTATGACCGGCAGCTTGATCAGGCGGCGGCGATCGGCGCGAACATCGTCGCGCTGACCACTGCGCCGATCTTCATCGCCAGCCGTACCCTCGGCCAGACGACGCGCGCCGCGCTCGACGCCTATATCCCGCAGCTCGCGGCGTTGGGGGAAAAGGCGAAGGCGGCCGGCCTGACGCTCGCCTATCATAATCATTGGTATGATCTGATGCCGATCGACGGCGACCGGCCGCTCGACCTGATGGCCAGCCGGATCGCGCCGGACCTGCTCTCGTTCGAAATCGACCTGGCCTGGGCCTGGTATGCCGGCGTGGCGCCGCTCGATCTGCTGGCGGCGCTGGGACCGCGGGTGGTGTCGATGCATCTGAAGGATATCGACCGGATCCATGGTACGGCGATCACCGACCATGCGGTCACGCCCGGCAGTGGCGAGATGGGCTATGCCGCGCTGATGCCGCGCATCGCCCGGCTGACCCGCGCGACCGGCTATGTCGAGGTGGACAATCCCCAGGATGGGCTGGCGGCGGCACGCGCCGCCATGGCCTATCTGCGCGGGCGATAG